In Blastococcus saxobsidens DD2, the genomic stretch GCCGGTGCGGGACGGGTGGACACCTGCCTTCGATGCCCGGGGAGCCGGCGGATCAGTCGCCAGGCGGGAGGACCCGGGGGACGAACACCTCGTCGACAGGGCGCGGACCGACGTACTGGCGACACGTGCAGGGCACCCAGTTGTGCCCCGACCAGCGGCCTCGCTTGTCGTAGGTGTCGCGGCGCAGCTCCGCGTAGCAGGTGTTGCTCTCGGTGTCGTGCTGGCTGAGCGTGTGCCCGCACCCGCACAGCGGGGTGACCGGTGGGGGAGCGGCCACCGGCCGGTGCCGACCCAGCCGCCCGGCCAGGAAGCCGGCCCCGAGCAGGGCTGCGCCCACGGCCAGGCTGATCGGATCCATCGTCGTGCACCTCCCGCGCGAGGCTTCCGACGGTAGCGCGCCGGCACGGTCCCCGGAGGGGTGACCGAGGCATGCCGGAACTGCGGAGCGTGACCGCGCCGGGGTCGTGACCCGAGGCACGTTTCGCCCGATCAGGGGGATTGGCGGCCGTGTCGGCGGGGCACGGTGAATCCCGTGGAAACGTACGCGGTGGGGTTCGCCCGTCCCGATCGATGGTCGGGTGGGTCGCGCAACCAACAGAGCTACCCCTGGCACGCCGTGGAGGCACACCGACCGCCGGCCGAGCTCGACGGCGAGGTGGAGCTGGCGGTCTGCGGCGCCATCGTCCAGGTGTGGGGCACGCAGAAATGGCAGCGGGTCGGGGTCGGCCGCACCGGGTGCCCCGAGTGCGCCCGCATCACCGCGGTCGGAAGGCGGCTGTCCGCCGCCAGCTGACCGTTCCGCCCGGCCCCGGATCCCGTCCCGACGGGCCCCGGGGCTGTGTCGTGCCGGTCAGCTCTTCTCGGGCTTCCGGCCGCTGATCGCCGACAGCCCGGTGATCGCCCGGCCGACGATCAGGGCCTGCACCGAGTCGGTGCCCTCGAAGGTGAACACGGCCTCCATGTCGGCGTGGTGCCGGGCGACGTGGTGGTCGATGAGGATGCCGTCGCCGCCGAGGATGTCGCGGGCGTCGGCCACGATCGCCCGGGCCTTGGCGGCGTGGTTCATCTTCGCCAGCGACGCCATGGCCGCGGTCATCTTGCCCGCATCGGCCAGCTTGGACAGCCGCCAGCACATCAGCTGCATGGAGGTGATCTCCGCCAGCATGCGGGCGAGCTTGTCCTGCACCAGCTGGAATCCGGCGATCGGCTGGCCGAACTGCTCCCGCTGGAGGGCGTGGGCGAGCGCGAGCTCGTAGGAGGCCGTCGCCAGCCCCAGCGCGCGCCAGGCGACGGTGTACCGGGTCCGGTCGAGCACCTGCGAGACGTCCTTGAACGAATGGCAGTTGGCCAGCTTGTTCTCCGCCGGCACCCGGACGTCGGTCAGCGTGATCTCGGCCTGCCACACCGCCCGCAGCGCCGTCTTCCCCGTCATCACCGTGGCCTCGTAGCCGGGGGTGCCCTTCTCCACCACGTACCCGCTGACGGCGCCGTCCTCGCCGCGGGCCCAGACGATCACGTAGTCGGCGATCGAGCCGTTGCCGATCCACTTCTTCTGACCGTTGAGCACGTAGGCGTCTCCGTCGCGGCGGGCCGAGGTCTCCAGGCCGACGGCGTCGGAGCCGTGCCGGGGCTCGGTGAGGCCGAAGGCGCCGATCTTCTCCAGCCGCGCCATCTCCGGCAGCCAGCGCTCGCGCTGCTCCTCGTCGCCGAGCAGGGCGATCGACTGCATGGCCAGGAAGCTGTGCACCCCGTTGAAGGTGCCGATGCTGCCGTCGGCACGGGCCAGCTCGGCGGCCACCAGACCGGCGGCGACGTTGCTCATGCCGGGGCAGCCGTACCCTTCGATGATCCCCCCGACGACGCCGATCTCGGCCAGCCGGGGCACCAGCTCGAAGGGGAAGTCCGCCCGTTCCCAGTAGTCGTTGATCCGCGGGAGGACCTCCTGCTCACCGAAGGCGCGGACCCGGTCCCGGATCGCGATCTCCTCCGGCTCGAGCAGGTCCTCGAAGGCGTAGAAGTCAGGGCTGTCGACGGTCACAGCTCGAACGTACGGCGAACCGGGGCCGGCTGCCCGTCGCGCGAGGAAGGGGACACCGCTCGGTCGTGGCAGCCCTCCCGGGACGGCGCGCGGTAGCTTGCCTCGTCCGGACGCCGTCGCCAGGAGATCCGTTGCCGTTCTTCCTCCACCGCTTCACGCGGCTCGTCCGGGCGCGCCTGACCGGCTGGCGGCTGCCGCTGGCCGTCGCCGTGTTCGTCTTCCTCTCCAGCTGGCTGGCGATGGCCCTGGTCGAGCCGGCCGACACCGACATCGCCGCCCCCGCCACTTACTGGTGGTACTTCCTCGTCACCGCCGCGACCGTCGGCTACGGCGACGTATTCCCGTCCTCGCTCGGCGGCCGCATCGTCGGCGGGTACGTGATCGTGGGTGGCATCGTCACCCTGACCCTGCTGTTCACCCGGCTCTCCGACGCCCTGCAGTCGGTCCGGAGCCGGCGTCTGAGAGGTGTGGTCCCCCTGGAGCTGTCCGACCACCTGGTGCTGCTGGGCTACTGGCCCGGGCGCACCGAGCGGATCCTGACCGAGCTGACCGCCGAGGGACGTACCGAGGTCGCTCTCTGCGCCTGGGACGAGGTCCCGGAGAATCCCGTGTCCGACCGGCCGGCGGTGCACTTCGTCCGTGGCGACCTCACCCGCGAGGACGTGATGTCCCGGGCCTGCGTGGCCGCCGCCCGCACCGTGGTCATCGACGGACGGGACGACAACGAGACGCTGGCGATCGCGGTGGCCGTCGTCCACGCCAACCCGCGCGTGCACGTGGTCGCCGCCGTCCGCGACCTCGACCGCGGGGAGAACCTCCGCTACGTCGACGACGGGATCCAGGTCGTGCAGTGGCACATGCCCTTCCTCCTCACCGAGGAGGCGACCGACCCCGGGATCGCGCAGGTCTACACCGACCTCATGCGCAGCGGTGGGAGCGGCAACACCTACTCGCTGACGGTGCCGCCCGGATTCCCGTACGCGACCTTCGGTGACTGCCAGTCCCACTTGGGCCGGGAGTTCCGGGCCACCGCGCTGGCGCTGCGCGGTGCGGACGGGCCGGTGCTCAACCCGCCGTGGGACACGCCCGTACCGGTCGGGGCGACCCTGTACTACGTCGCGGAGGCCCGCATCCCCCTCCGGCAGTTCACCGGCGGACGCTGACCGGTCTAGGAGGGGTGACCCTCGACGTCGCGCTCGTCGCCCTGCGGCGCCTCGCGCGGTGCGCTCTGCGCCTCCAGGTCCGCCGCCACCTCGGCGCTCTCCTGCTCCAGGGCGATGTCGCGGGGCTGCGGCGTCTCCGGCGTCGTCATGGCTCCACCCTGCCGCAACCGGCCCCACTGCGCCCGGTCATCGCGGCCGGCGGTCAGCCCCGCAGCTCCCGGCGGAGGATCTTGCCGGTGACGGTCTTGGGCAGCTCGTCCACGAGTTCCACGCTGCGGGGGTACTTGTAGGCGGCCATCCGCTCCTTGCAGTGCGCGATCAGATCGTCCTCGGTCACGGCGGCACCGGCCTTGAGGCTGACGAAGGCCTTGACCGTCTCGCCGCGCTTCTCGTCGGGGACGCCGACCACCGCCGACTCCCGGACCGCCGGGTGCTCGGCGAGGACGTCCTCCACCTCGCGGGGCCACACCTTGTAGCCGGACGCGTTGATCATGTCCTTCTTGCGGTCGACGATGAACACCCAGCCTTCCGGGTTCAGAAAGCCGACGTCCCCGCTCTTGAGCGCACCACCGGGCAGGCTCGCCGCGGTCTCCTCCGGCTTGCCCCAGTAGCCGGCGACGATCTGCGGCCCCGCCGCGACGATCTCGCCGATCTCGCCCAGGGGCAGGTCCCGTCCCTCGTCGTCCTGGATGCGCACGACCGTGTTCGGCGCCGGGACGCCGACCGAGAGGGCGCCCGAGGTCGGGTCGACCGGGGACGTGGCACCGAGCGGGGTGACGGTCATGGGGGACGTCGTCTCGGTCAGGCCGTAGGCGCTGTGCACCTGCTTTCCGGTGGCCGCCAGGAACGCCTGCTCGGCGGTGGGGGAGATGGCCGCTCCACCGGAGTAGACCGAGGTGAACGACGCGAAGTGGTCGCGGCTGCAGCCGGGGGCGTTGAGCAGGGCGGTGAACGCGGTGATGGCGCCGATGGTGGAGGCAGGCCGGTGTTCGACGAATGCGTCGAGCACCACCTGCGGCTCGAACCGGTAGGCCAGCACGAGCGGGGCGGGGACGAGCAGGCTGACCGCGACGTGCCCGATCAGCCCGGTGATGTGGAACAGCGGGGCGATGCCGAAGATCGCGCCGTCCCGCCCGGCGCGCACCCAGTCCCGGTAGACCTGCGCGGTGAACACCACGTTCCGGTGGGTGTTCATCGCGCCCTTGGGGACGCCCGTCGTCCCCGAGGTGTAGGTCAGGAAGGCGACGTCGTCCGACCGCAGCCCGACCGGTGGCGGCGTCTGCCCACGGTGCCGGTCGATCAGCTCCAGCAGGTCGACGGTCCCCTCGTGGCGCTGCCGGGTGACGCCGGCGAAGAGACGCTCGTCGTTGCGCGTCTGGAAGTCCAGCTCGCTGGTCGTGAGCACCAGGCGCACGTCGGTGTCCGGCACGACCTCGCGGGCGACCTGGTCGTAGAGCGACTCGAGGGCGAGCAGCACCGTGGCGCCGGAGTCCGTCACGAGGTACGACAGCTCGCGTTGCCGGCTCATCGGGTTGATCGACACCATGACGCCGCCGGCCTTCCACGTGGCGACCATCGCGATGACGAACTGCGGCACGTTCTGCAGGTAGACCGCCAGCCGGTCGCCGGGGGCGAACCCGTTGGCGAGCAGCCCGGAGGCCAGGCCGTCGGTGAGCTCGTCGAGTTCCCGGCGGGTGATCGTTCCGTCGAAGTAGCGCAGCGCCACCCCGGAGGGGTCCCGTTCGACGCCGGTCCGGAACATGTCCAGGGCGCTCTCGAACTCGATCGCGTAGTCGGCCGGCTGGTCGCCGTAGACGGCCAGCCAGGGACGGTCGTCGTAGCTGCTCACGGTGCTCCTCGATGACGACGGGGTCGACCGGCGTACCGGCTGCCGCGCCGACGTGCGGCCACGTCCTGCCGGCATCCGGTTCTGCCGTCGTACCAGAGGTGGGGAGCGCCGGTGCGGTCATCCGGACCGCCGTGGTGGCGAGCACGACCGCTGGTGCACCATTCGGTCCACCCGATCACCGTCACCGCACCGCCCGACCCGCCCAGGGGGATCCCATGACGAGCAGCGTGCCCGGCAATCCGGAGTCCGTCTTCACCTACGGCGCTCCGCAGCTGAAGTTCGGCAGTGGCGCGTCGGACGAGATCGGCTACGACCTCAGCCGGTACGGCGTGCGGCGGGTGCTGGTGATCACCGACCCGGGTGTCGCGGCCACCGGCCATCCGCAGCGGGTCGCCGAGCAGATGCAGCGGTTCGGCATCGAGGCGCGCGTCTTCGACGGCGTGCACGTCGAGCCGACCGACGTCAGCCTGATCGCCGCGATCGACGAGGCGCGGGCGTCGGGCCCGTGGGACGCATTCGTCGCGGTCGGCGGCGGCTCGGCCATCGACACCGCCAAGGCGATCAACCTGCTCACCACCAACCCCGGCGAGCTGATGGACTACGTCAACGTGCCGGTGGGGAAGGGGCAGGCGCCGACGGAGCAGCTCAAGCCGCTGGTCGCCGTGCCGACGACGACCGGCACCGGCTCGGAGAGCACCACGATCTGCGTGATGGACGTGCTGTCGCTGAAGGTGAAGACCGGGATCAGCCACGCGCGGCTGCGCCCGACCCTGGCGGTCATCGACCCCGATCTGACCCGCAGCCAGCCGGCCGGGGTGACGGCGGCGTCGGGCATGGACATCCTCTGCCACGCCCTGGAGAGCTACACCGCACGCTGGTTCAGCGCCTACGAGCGCAAGTCGCCCGAGCAGCGGGTGCCCTACTGCGGCGCCAACCCGATCTCGGACATGTGGTCGGAGAAGGCCATGACGCTGCTGGCCGGCTCCTTCCGCACCGCCGTCCGCAACGGGGACGACGTGCAGGCCCGCGCCGACATGGCGCTCGCCGCGACGTTCGCCGGCATGGGGTTCGGCAACGCCGGCGTGCACATCCCGCACGCCAACGCCTACCCGATCGCCGGGCAGGTCACGGACTTCCACCCCGACGACTATCCGGGCGACGAGCCGATGGTGCCGCACGGGATGTCGGTGGCCCTGACTGCCCCGGAGGCCTTCCGGTTCACGTTCGAGGCCTCGCCCGACCGGCACGTGCGCGCCGCCGAGCTGCTGGCGCCGGGGGCGGACCGCCCGTCGGACCTGGCGGAGTTCCTGCCCACGGTGCTGGCCGACCTGATGCGCGACATCGGCATCCCCAACGGGGTGGGCGCCGTCGGCTTCGGTGACGGTGACGTGCCCGTCCTGGTGGACGGCGCGATGAAGCAGCAGCGGCTGCTGGCCACCTGCCCCCGAGAGGTCACCGCGGAGGACCTCGCCGGGATCTTCCGCCGGTCGATGGCGCTCTGGTAGCCCGTTCAGCGGGGGATGAGCACCGTCTTCGTCACCTGACCGGTGGCGACGAGCACCCCGTCGACGGTGGCCTCGGCCCGCATGAACGCCACCGCGCGGCCCCGCCGCAGGACCGTCGCGGAGAGCTCCACGGTCGCGCCGGCGGCGACCGGCCGCAGCAGCGAGGCGGCGACGTCGTGGGTCACCGCGTGCTCGCCGTCGTTCAGCGAGGGCAGCAGGGCGAGGAACGAGGCGACGTCGAGCAGCGCGTAGACGATGCCGCCGTGCAGCAGCCCCGCCGGGTTCTGCGCGGCCTCGCCGACCGGGAAGCGGATCCCCGCCGAGGGGTCCCGCGCGTCGCGCAGCTCGACCCCGAGGAACCGGTGCAGCGGGATGTCGAGGACGGCCTGCACGCGGGCGTCGGAGGAGGCTTCACCAGGCACCGGCCCAGCATTCCTCAACAGGTCCAGCCGGTCTCCACAGGTGCTCCGGAACCGCGACGGGGCGCTCAGGCGCGCACCTAGGCTCCGCTGCAGTTCTGGACCGGGGAGGCGGCGGCGGTGGGGTGGTACGGAGACCCGGAGGCGCTCGACGCGCTGGCGGCGGAGCTCGCGCAGCGGGCCCGGGACGTGCGCGCGGCCGGCGCCGAACACCGGCGCGGGGCCGAGCGCGCCCGCTGGGTGTCCGACGCCGCCGCGGCGTACCGCCGGCAGGTGGCGCTCGACTGCACCGACGTCGATACCGCCGCCGGGGCCATGGCGGAGGCCGCCGAGCTGTTGCGCCGGCACGCCGACGAGCTGCGCGAGCAGCTGGCGGAGATCGCCCGGGCCGAGCACGCGGTGCGGGCGTGGCTCTCCGAGCGGGCCGCCCGCGGCGGCGAGCTGCTCGGCGACGTCGGCGACGTGCTGGGCCAGCTGCCCGAGGCGGGCGCCGACGCCTGGCGCCAGGTGTCGGGCCGGCTCAGCAGACTGGCTTTGTGGTGAGCGCCGAGCCGCGGCGGCAGACCCTCACCGCGGCCGGGTGGTCGGTGGTCGCGGCCGGTCGGCTGACGCACCCGCCGGCGGCGTTCGCCCCGGTCCCGCTGAGCCCTGGCGACCGGGACGTCGCGATCTCCGTTCTGGTCGGCGCCGGGATCGTGGTGCGGCACGACGGGGGAGCAGTCGAGCCGGTGCCGCCCCTGGCAGCCGACCTGGCCACGCTGGGCCGCCCGCTGCTGACGGTCGAGCTCGAGGTCACCGGCCGTACCGGTGCCCGTCAGGGCTGGTTGGCCCTCGGCCGGGACGTGGTCGTCGGACTGCTCACGCTGGCAGACGGCGGCGTGGAGCTGTCGCTCGCGCCGGCCGTGCGGCTGGGCGCCGAGCTGGCGCGGGCCGTGCCCCACGCGGCGGAGCTGACCGGGCCCTGGCCGGCTGGGGAGGAGCCGGGCGACGGCGTCCCGACCGCCGGCCCCCTTCCGCTGGCCCTGCTGGAGGACGTGCTGTCGCCCGATGCGACGGCGGAGGAACGGGCGCTGGCGCAGGAGCTGGAGCGGCGGACGGCCGGCTCGCTGAGCTGCCGGGTGGCCGGCCGGGCGGGTTCGGCCGTCGGCTCCGGGGAGGTCTCCTGGCTGGCGACCCACGCGGGGTGGGTGGGCCTCCGGCCGCGTCTGGGCGGGGAGCCACGGCGGATGCTCGACCTGGTGCCGGTGGAGCCGGGCGACATCGGAACGTGGGTGGCGCCGACCGTGGGCGCGCTGCTGGGGAACTCCGATGGGCGGCCCTGAGATCCGGGTGAGCGGTGGCGCCGGGGGCCTGGAGGCCGAGCTCGCCGACCTCGCCGTTCTGGGGCGCAGCAGCCTCGGCCTGGCCGAGCTGCTCGCCGCTACCGGCGGAACCTGCTCCGGGATGCTCACCGACCCGGACCTGCTCGCCTCCGCCCTGCTCGACCCCGCCGGCGTCGTCCGGTTCGAGGCCGCGCTGCTCGAGGTTCTGCACGGTCCGCAGGGCTTGACTGCCCTGGCCGTGAGGTTCACGGCACGGGCCGCGGTACTGCAGGCGGCCGCAGCCGCCTACGAGGCCGCGGACGCCGCCCTCGCCGAGCTGGCCGACGACCTGCACTGGGCGGCGGGCTACTTCCCGGCAGCCACCCTGGCCGGGCTGGTCACGCTGGGGGTGGGGCAGTTCCTGGCCGATCCGGCCGGCACGGTCGGCGAGATCGACGCGCTGATCGACGATCCGGAGCGCTGGCTGACCCAGCACCCCGGCCTGGTCGACCACGCGGTGAGCACGGCGCCGGGCCTGGCCTCGCGGGCGACCGCCATGACCGGTGGCCTGCTCTCGCCGTGGCTCGGCGGGAGCGACGTCCGCGCCGCCGCGCGCCGGCTCGGGCACCTGTGGCCCGACGGCCGGCCGGTCGTCACTCCGCTGCCGGACGACCAGCGCGGACCGGTGACGAGGCCGCCCACGAACGTCAGCGACCTGCTGGTGGCCCTCGATCTCCGCGCCGTCCGCTCCAGCGCCGGGGAGGACCAGATCAGCGTCCGGGTGATCTCCCGCGCCGACGGGAGCAGGGCCTACATCGTGGACATCCCGGGGACCAGGAACTGGTCGCCGCCCAGCGGCTCGGTCAACCCGCCCACCCATGACCTCGGCACGAACGTCCGGGTGCTCGGCGGTGACACCACCACACGGCAGGCGGCCGTCGCCGAGGCGTTGCGACGGGCGGGCGCCGGATCGAGCGATCCGGTGATGCTGGTGGGTCACAGCCAGGGCGGGATGGTGGCCGCCCAGGCCGCGCACGACGCCGGCACGGCCGCGTTCCCGTACGACGTGCGCAGCGTGCTCGCCGTGGGATCACCGGTCGCCCGGGCGGACGTGCCGTCGTCGGTGCAGATGCTCGCGCTGGAGAACGCCCACGACGTCGTCCCCCACCTGGACGGGCGGGCCAACGACGACGACCCGAACGTCACCACCGTGACCTTCCAGACCCAGTACGGCTCCGTCGGCGAGAATCACGGCATCAACAGCGCGTACCTGGGTGCGGCCCGGATCGTCGACCGCAGCGACGACCCGTCGATCGCCGCGTACCGGGCCAGTGCCGCCCCGTTCTTCGCCCTTCCCGGTGCGGACGCGGAGGTGGTGGCGCACGTCTACTCGATCGGCAGGAGGTGACCCGGTGCGCCTGATCCGCTTCGCCACCTGGCGCAGGGCGGCCGCCGCCCTGGCGCCGCTCGTCCTGGCCGCGATGGCCGGCTGCTCCGGTGGGATGGAGGCCCTCTACGCCGAGGGCGTGCGGCTGATCTGGGAGAGCGAGATCACCCCGCTCACGCTCATCTACGTCAACGTGATCGATCCGGACGACCCGCCGTCGGGTTTCTCGCGGCCCATCAACCTGAACGAGGGCGACCAGCGCGAGGTGCTGGAGGAGAAGTACGGGCCGCATCCCGATGAGGCGTGACGGCCTGGGGGAAACGCTGGTGGGGCGGGTGGGGCTCGACCCCACGACCCAGGGATTATGCGCACTTCCCGCCGGAACGCTGTGCTGACCTGCAAAGACGCAGGTCGCTAGCGAGCGTGCGGTAGCCAATACCCGGCTGTAACGCGACCCGGAGACCACCCGGTCTCGGCGCCCGTCTGCGGGACGTCGGTTCTATGCACCCGCCGGCACTCTGCGGGGCATGGCGAGCGCACGCCCCGCTGCCTCGGCTGTCGGACCTCCGGCGGGGCGGCTGGCACGGTGACCATGGCCGCCGGCATCCCACATGAGCAGATGCACGGGAGGACGCAGCCCCGGCGACACGGTCTCGACCAGCGGTCCACCGGGGCTTTCGGCGCAACCGTACGTCAGGGTGGACATCTGCCACGACGTCGGCGAGATCATCACTCGCGACATCTCGGACGCCGGCAACGCGCTCACACCGCCGAACGGCCAATCCATTGAGGAGACTTCAGTGGCCGATGGGCACGATGGCAATTGCGCGGGTGATGTGATCGGCGAGGTGTTCCAGGTCGTCGATGTCACTGGTGTAGACGTCGTCGCCGCGACGTCGGGCGGTTTCGATGACGGCGGCATCGACGACGTCGGAGGTTCCGGCGCGGCCGCATAGCTCACCGGCCCGTCGGGCCACGTCGTCACCGAGTGGATCGGCTCGGCATTCTCGGAGGGCTTGAGCCAGCCGGGCTTGGCGACGACCATCGCGCCATGCCTGAGCGGTCACGACCGTGGGCACGGTCGGGACCTCTCCTCGGTCAACCAGCCGTCGGAGCACCGTCCAGGCTTCTCGCGCGTTGCGGTCCAGCGCGATGAGCATGCCGGTATCAAAGGTGGCGCTCACGAAGCGGCTTGCTGACGCGGGCTCGATACCTGCGACCGGGACAGTCGCAGGGCGGCAGTACGGCGCGCGGCTGCCACCTTGTTCTCGAGGGCGTCGAGCTCGGCGGTACTGATTGCGCCATGCTGGGCTTCCCAGTCGTCGACCAGCTGGCGGAGGGCTTTGAGGCGTAGACGGTCGGCGGCGGCATCGGCGAGCCAACTGGAAAGGGTGAGCCCTTCAGCCTCGGCGTCAGCGCGGGCGTCGGCAAGGAGGGCGTCATCCATCGATGCGGAGAATTTCTCGGCAGCCACGCTTCCATCTTACTACCCGAGTAGCAAGAGCGGTAGATAGTCCCGGGGCGGCCGTGGGGCTCGAACCCACGACCCAGGGATGATGGGCTCTTACCCGCGTAGCGCTGTCCTGACGAGGTGAATCGCTGCTCAATGAGTTTCGTGGCTGGCCGAGTACCCGGCTCTATCCGCTGGGCCAAACGAAGCTCCGGCCAGGCGGGCTCGCGGAGTACGGTGATTTCCAGTGGGGTTCTGACGCCGCTGCCGGGATCGAATATCCCAGGTATGGCCTGGTAGTGGGGCGGGTGGGGCTCGAACCCACGACCCAGGGATTATGAGATACCTCAAGGCGTGTTGCTGACCTGCGCGTATATCGAAAATACCGCTTCCGACCTGGTGTTTCAACGTTAACCGTCGTTGACTTCCGATGGTGCGATACGGGCTTTCTGTGGGCGTCGTGTGGGCGCGGTGTGGGCGCGGTGGGCGTGAGGGGTCGATACCGGAAAGGCGATGGGAGGCTTGTCCACACCACCGGTGCTCTACGCATTACCGGAGCCCTCGCAGTCGAAAGCTGGCGTCATACCTGCCAGTTGGCTACTCTCAGCGTATGGCGACGATGGGGCTCACGACGCGACGCGATACCGAAAGGTGGGCGGGCAATCTGCTGCGTAGCGCCCGCGCCAAGAAGGGTGTCTCGCAGGCCCAACTGGCGGAGCTGGCCGAAGTTCCCCGCTCCACCGTGGAACGGATCGAGGCCGGGACCCGGCAGCCCTCGCTGGTCACGCTCAGCAAGCTGCTCGCGGCGATCGACCTGGAGATGCGCATTCGGCTGGAGGACTACGACAACCACGACGACGTCCTGGACGCCACCTACGCCGCGATGCCCCCCGATCAGCAAGCGGCCACCGACGCACGTCACGAGGCGCTGGTCGATGCCTTCACCGCCGCCGGAAAGCAGTGACCGGTCCCGAGGCAGCCAGCGTAGAGCCGTTCGACGCCACGCCCATCCTGAGCATTCTCGAGCGCCACGGCGTGGAGTACGTCGTGGTAGGCGGCTTCGCTGCGGTGGTCCATGGGGCTACCCGGCCCACCCGCGACATCGACATCACCCCCGCCACCACTCCGGACAATCTGGACCGGCTTGCCGCAGCACTGCGCGAGCTTGACGCGCGCATTCGCACCGACGCCGAGCCGGACGGGCTGCCGTTCAGCACCTCGGGCGAGTCCATGGCTGGTCAGCGGGTGCTGAATCTGCAGACCCGCCACGGCGAGCTTGACCTGACCATTCGCCCGGCCGCATTCGAGGGCGGCTACGACGACCTGACGCCCGGGGCCAGCCGCCGCATTATCGGTGGTGTCGAGGTGCTCGTTGCAGCGCTCCAGGACGTCATCCGCTCCAAGGAGACCGCGGCACGCCGGAAGGACCAAGAGGCATTGCCCGAGCTGTACCGGCTGGCCGGAGCAACGCACCGGGCTCGGGCCGCCCAGCCACCATCGGAGACCCCGCCGGCGAACCCGCCGCTTACCGCTGCCGAGCGCATCACCGCAGCACGGCAGCGTGCCGCCCAGCGTCGGCCCGACCAGATCTGACCCCGGCGATGAAGGTCAGCCCGCTCAGCCTGTAGTGCGGACCATGATCGCTGCCGTCGGTTCGTTGATCGTCGGTCCGGCGATGAGGCCCCCTCTGCCCACCGCGTCGGCCCGAGCGTCCGTTGCACGTGTTCTCGCAGAATGGTGCGGTTCTCTGGCGGCTCGCCGCTCCGGGGCGGTCGCGCGGGTCAATACAGGTAGCGGTCGATGCCGGAGCCGTGCGCCCACAGGTCGTTCATGCGGTCGGCGGTGCGGGCGTGGGCGGCTTCCTCAGCGTCGCTGAGCACGCAGTCGGTACCAAGCGGGGTGGTCCGCAGCCGGGTGATGAGCAGTCGGGTGTCGTCGGTGGGGGAGAGGTCGAGCAGGCCGGCCAGCCGTGCGAGAAGCGAAACCAGCTCGGTGCGGCCGCCCGAGCGGCAGCCGCTGCCGAGCTGCTCGGCGAAGGTGCTGACCAGGTCGGCGATCTCGGGGTTCAGCGCTGCATCCCCGAGTGCGGCGGCGGTGGCGCAGAGGAGGTCGATGTCGGCGGAGGGCAGGGTGAGCGCGGTCATCGGCGCGTGCTCGTAGCGGCCGTCCGGGGCGAGCAGCCGGCCGCGCCAGGGTTCCCGAGACTGGGTGGGCGCCAGTGCGCCGAGCAGGCGTTGCACGGCGGCGAGGGCGACCCGGTCGGCCAGT encodes the following:
- a CDS encoding acyl-CoA dehydrogenase family protein yields the protein MTVDSPDFYAFEDLLEPEEIAIRDRVRAFGEQEVLPRINDYWERADFPFELVPRLAEIGVVGGIIEGYGCPGMSNVAAGLVAAELARADGSIGTFNGVHSFLAMQSIALLGDEEQRERWLPEMARLEKIGAFGLTEPRHGSDAVGLETSARRDGDAYVLNGQKKWIGNGSIADYVIVWARGEDGAVSGYVVEKGTPGYEATVMTGKTALRAVWQAEITLTDVRVPAENKLANCHSFKDVSQVLDRTRYTVAWRALGLATASYELALAHALQREQFGQPIAGFQLVQDKLARMLAEITSMQLMCWRLSKLADAGKMTAAMASLAKMNHAAKARAIVADARDILGGDGILIDHHVARHHADMEAVFTFEGTDSVQALIVGRAITGLSAISGRKPEKS
- a CDS encoding potassium channel family protein, which encodes MPFFLHRFTRLVRARLTGWRLPLAVAVFVFLSSWLAMALVEPADTDIAAPATYWWYFLVTAATVGYGDVFPSSLGGRIVGGYVIVGGIVTLTLLFTRLSDALQSVRSRRLRGVVPLELSDHLVLLGYWPGRTERILTELTAEGRTEVALCAWDEVPENPVSDRPAVHFVRGDLTREDVMSRACVAAARTVVIDGRDDNETLAIAVAVVHANPRVHVVAAVRDLDRGENLRYVDDGIQVVQWHMPFLLTEEATDPGIAQVYTDLMRSGGSGNTYSLTVPPGFPYATFGDCQSHLGREFRATALALRGADGPVLNPPWDTPVPVGATLYYVAEARIPLRQFTGGR
- a CDS encoding class I adenylate-forming enzyme family protein — protein: MSSYDDRPWLAVYGDQPADYAIEFESALDMFRTGVERDPSGVALRYFDGTITRRELDELTDGLASGLLANGFAPGDRLAVYLQNVPQFVIAMVATWKAGGVMVSINPMSRQRELSYLVTDSGATVLLALESLYDQVAREVVPDTDVRLVLTTSELDFQTRNDERLFAGVTRQRHEGTVDLLELIDRHRGQTPPPVGLRSDDVAFLTYTSGTTGVPKGAMNTHRNVVFTAQVYRDWVRAGRDGAIFGIAPLFHITGLIGHVAVSLLVPAPLVLAYRFEPQVVLDAFVEHRPASTIGAITAFTALLNAPGCSRDHFASFTSVYSGGAAISPTAEQAFLAATGKQVHSAYGLTETTSPMTVTPLGATSPVDPTSGALSVGVPAPNTVVRIQDDEGRDLPLGEIGEIVAAGPQIVAGYWGKPEETAASLPGGALKSGDVGFLNPEGWVFIVDRKKDMINASGYKVWPREVEDVLAEHPAVRESAVVGVPDEKRGETVKAFVSLKAGAAVTEDDLIAHCKERMAAYKYPRSVELVDELPKTVTGKILRRELRG
- a CDS encoding hydroxyacid-oxoacid transhydrogenase, with amino-acid sequence MTSSVPGNPESVFTYGAPQLKFGSGASDEIGYDLSRYGVRRVLVITDPGVAATGHPQRVAEQMQRFGIEARVFDGVHVEPTDVSLIAAIDEARASGPWDAFVAVGGGSAIDTAKAINLLTTNPGELMDYVNVPVGKGQAPTEQLKPLVAVPTTTGTGSESTTICVMDVLSLKVKTGISHARLRPTLAVIDPDLTRSQPAGVTAASGMDILCHALESYTARWFSAYERKSPEQRVPYCGANPISDMWSEKAMTLLAGSFRTAVRNGDDVQARADMALAATFAGMGFGNAGVHIPHANAYPIAGQVTDFHPDDYPGDEPMVPHGMSVALTAPEAFRFTFEASPDRHVRAAELLAPGADRPSDLAEFLPTVLADLMRDIGIPNGVGAVGFGDGDVPVLVDGAMKQQRLLATCPREVTAEDLAGIFRRSMALW
- a CDS encoding PaaI family thioesterase; its protein translation is MPGEASSDARVQAVLDIPLHRFLGVELRDARDPSAGIRFPVGEAAQNPAGLLHGGIVYALLDVASFLALLPSLNDGEHAVTHDVAASLLRPVAAGATVELSATVLRRGRAVAFMRAEATVDGVLVATGQVTKTVLIPR
- a CDS encoding alpha/beta hydrolase — translated: MGGPEIRVSGGAGGLEAELADLAVLGRSSLGLAELLAATGGTCSGMLTDPDLLASALLDPAGVVRFEAALLEVLHGPQGLTALAVRFTARAAVLQAAAAAYEAADAALAELADDLHWAAGYFPAATLAGLVTLGVGQFLADPAGTVGEIDALIDDPERWLTQHPGLVDHAVSTAPGLASRATAMTGGLLSPWLGGSDVRAAARRLGHLWPDGRPVVTPLPDDQRGPVTRPPTNVSDLLVALDLRAVRSSAGEDQISVRVISRADGSRAYIVDIPGTRNWSPPSGSVNPPTHDLGTNVRVLGGDTTTRQAAVAEALRRAGAGSSDPVMLVGHSQGGMVAAQAAHDAGTAAFPYDVRSVLAVGSPVARADVPSSVQMLALENAHDVVPHLDGRANDDDPNVTTVTFQTQYGSVGENHGINSAYLGAARIVDRSDDPSIAAYRASAAPFFALPGADAEVVAHVYSIGRR